GAAATTAGACGATCAGAAATAATAGGGAGAAGACGATGACACAGCATAGACTACGATTTATGGGTTTGGGCGCGGTGTTTGTCATCATTGCCACTGTGGCCGTCGCACAGCAGCAACGAGGCGATTGGTGGGGCCACGGGCCGATGGGACCGGGCCACATGTGGTCTGAACGCATGCCTGGCTGGGGGCACGGAAACATGGGACCAGGCCAGCAGCAGCGCATGCAACGACACTGGACTTACATGAACGAGGGCGTGCCCGCAGCTTATCGGGGTGCTCGGAACACTATTCGCGCGACGCCTGAAGTTATCGCGGAAGGCCAGACGCTATACACAGCGAACTGCGCAAGTTGTCATGGAGCCGAGGGTCTCGGGGATGGTGAGGCCGGTCGGTCTCTCGTGCCTTCTCCGGCTCTCCTTAGATGGTTTGTTCAGATGCCGATGTCGGGAGACGAGTATCTGCTCTGGGCAATTTCTGAGGGCGGTCAGCGCTTCGGAACAGAAATGCCAGCCTTCAGGGAAGCGCTGACTGAAGAAGAAATCTGGAAAATCATCGCATACATGCGTGCGGGGTTCCCGTGATACCGCGCACCGCGAACACTTTGTAGAGCTTTTGGCGGTGCTTCCAAAAATACACAATTTCGCCGATCACCACCAAAACTGACATTGGTGGAGCGCGCAGCATCGCTCACTCTGGGCTCCTTCGAGACCTTCGCTGCCATCAGCTCAAATGACCGGTACGCTCGCAGACCCTTTCCATCAATATGAACTGGCGGCTGCGTGAGAATCCTATCCACTGTCACTTTTTCGAATCCGCGTGAGCGCATCGAAGTCGATTTCTTGCTTCTGTTCGTCACTTATATCCGGCCGGGTTTCCGATACCGGCTGGGGCCCTTGGACGTCCCACATCACCGCATGTGAGCCTGTACTCCAACGATAAACCCAACCAACAACACTGCACCCATCGGTCCCGATCAGATTGGCGATCGCGACGCCCTCACCCCTATCATCGTTCACTGTTTACTGACTTCCTGCACTGTGGCGCTGCGAATTGCGGCGTGGGGTTGCAGAGCGTTCACTACGACCGCGCGCCGGACTTCGTTGATTTTGGCTACCTGGTCCTCGATGAGGGAATGATCATCAGACCGGGAAAATGGGTTTCCGCGTTCTCAACAATTCATTGGCTTCATATCCTGTGGTCGGGCTCCGTGGCGGCTTCGACAATCGACAGGACTTCATCTTTATCAAAGCCGATAACCCTCGCCAGAACTGTAAACTCCACGACGTCGATACGACGCTCGCCGCTTTCGAGACGTGCCACAAACGACTGGTGGCGTTTGAGCTTCGCCGCCAACTGCTGCTGGCTGAGACCCGCATTCTGACGTGCATCAACCAACGCACGGACGAGCGCCAACTGGCCATTTGTTCTGATTGTCTTTGCCACGCGTCACATACCTTTTGTGACGTCGCTAGCGGATGAAATCTGTTATCTAAAAAGTAGATATTTGAGGGTGTTACCGGCGTCTGGTTTCCATGGGCTGCAAGTCTGATGCACACCCAATCGCCCATCAATCCCCCACCAGTTCCAGAAACCGACCGTAGTCCTGACTGACTTCGCGGGCTTCTTCGAAGGCGCGCGCGCGCTCCTGCTCGAGGCAGCGGAAGTAGTCCTGAATGTCCGTTATGTAGACCTCAAAGTCCCGTCGGATGATGTCGGCATAATCCCGAGCGGCCTGCGAATCGCTTGGAACGAACGGCTGGACCGGGGCGAGGCATGACCCGGCCTCGCTTGCGACCGGAGCGAGCATCAGCAAGGCCACAGCCTGTATCTTCACCCACCGGCTCAACCACAGGTTTCTGAAACCCCTATTTTCCTTGATAGACTCCATTGGCCGTGCCTAGTGTTTGTGTAACCGAGATACAGCCGTATCTGTCGCAATATATCTTGCGATTAATAATATACTATCGTAACTCTGGGCTTCAAGTGGGAATGCCCGGTTGTTGCGTGTTTGAAGAAAGCGTGAGCCGGGCCATGAACTGGGACATCGAAGCACCAAATGTGGTTACGGAAGCACGTTTCCGCGAACTCGTGGAAAGTGGCTATAGCGCAGAAATCCTGTGCCAGGAATCGGCACACAAGAAGGGCCCGAGCTACTACGGGGTCTGGATCATGCGTGCCGTGTCTGACGAAGGTATTGAGAAGCTCTTGGTCACCGCCCGCACACGAACAACCTACAACGACATCAAGATCCGCGAGTTCAAGACGATCACTGGCGTGGTCTCCTTCCTCATTGGCATCGGGTTCTCCCATGCCGATGTGCCACTCGAAGAAGGCCAACGGACTTCGCATAAGCTGGCGGCCACCGACAAGCGCGCCAGCGACTAGCCTTCTTCTCTTCAGCCTTCTGGCCGCGCCAACCTCGGCACAGATGGTGCTGGTCATGGAGAGCGACGGCTCTCTGACCCCATCCCGGTCTCAGGACAGTTTTGCCCGCAACTACAATGACGGCATAGGTCAGGGGTCTGCTGCTGATGAGCTAGCGATCCTCGGTGAAGATGAACCCGATACTGAACCTGACGCATTGCGTTTTGCAGCCTTCTCGCGGCCCGCTCCCCTGCCCCGCGCCGATGTCCTCTCCGGGATTCAGACCACGGCCTTGCGCTATGCCGGCCATCCCGGCCTGCGTCGCGCGGGGCTTTCCGTGACGGATTGGCTGACGCTCTATCGCGCCAATATCGAGGTTGAGAGCGCCTACCGGCAGGATGCGATCTCGAGTGCAGGTGCCATTGGCCTTGGTCAATTGATGCCAGCGACGGCGCGTGATCTGGGCGTCGACCCGCGTGATCCGCTGCAGAACCTCGACGGCTCCGCCCGCTACCTTGCCATGATGCTGGAGAGTTTCGGCGATCCGCATCTTGCGCTGGCTGCCTACAACGCCGGACCCGATGCGGTCCGCCAGTATGGCGGCGTTCCCCCCTACCGAGAAACCCAGAACCACGTGGCCCGCGTCATGGCCGTCGTGGCCCGATTGGAAGGATCAAATTCATGAAACAGATTTCAAACCTCTTTGTCGCCACGCTGGCGCTATTCCTGCTGATTGCCGAACCCGCCCTCGCCCAGAGCATTGATCTCTCCCCGATCCAGAGCCTGTTACAGGGCATCGTCGATGCGCTGACCGGCCCACTTGGCGTTGTCATCGCGACGCTTGCCGTTCTCGGGGTCTTTCTCAGCTGGTTCTTCAACATCATCGATCTGCGCCAGGCGCTCTGGGTCCTCGTGGGCATCGCTGGTGTTGCCGCCGCCCCCACCATCGTTGCCGCGGTCTTTGCCGGTGGCTGAGCGCGCGCCTCTCTTTCTCGGCCTCGTGCGCCCGCCGAAGCTTCTGGGCCTGCCCATCATGTACGCGATGGTCTGGCTCTTCGGTTCGGTGCTCTTGTTCGTCTGGGTCCAGCACATCGCGGTGCTGGGTTTCGCCGCCCTGCTCTATCCGGTGCTCTGGAAGGCCGCGGATTGGGACCCGCGTTTCATCGACGTGATGATGACGGCACTGCAGGAGACGCCGCCCACGCGGAACAGAAGCATCCATGGCGGGGACAGCTATGCGCCATAATGAAGCCCTGGACGAAACGCTCGATCCCCGCACCCTGACGCCGGACTGGTATTCCCGAGAAACCCGGCTCGCGCATATGCTGCCCTATGTGAGCCTCGTCGACGACCAAACCGTGCGGACCCGGGTGAACGAGCTCTTCCGGTGTATCCGGCTCGAGGGGATCAACAGCTACACGACCGACGATACCTATCTCGACAAGGTGACGGCGCTCTTTGCCCGCATCGTCGCGCAACTTGGGCCGGAATTCAGCTATTACCTCCACAAGGTCTCCAAGGCCATCAAACCTGATCTCGACCCGATCCGTGAGGACAGCTTCGCGGGAGAAGTCGACCGGCGCTGGCGCGCGAAACTCGAGACCAGCGGGCTGCGCGACAAGACGCTGACGCTCACCGTCATTCACCGCCCGCCTCCGAAAAGCCTCCTGCCGTTCCTGAGCCGCAGCGCGCCGGACCGACTGAAGGAGGAGACCCGCAAACGCCTGCAGCGCCTCGGTGAGGCCGTGAACGTCTTCCTCTCGGGGCTTACCGAGCTCAAGCCGCGCCTGCTGTCAGCCGGATCGGGAGAGTTGGTGGGCTTTTTGGGCGCGCTCAACACGGGCACCGAGCTGCCGCTCTACCCGGCAAACACCTACGGCTTTTTGTCCGTCAACGTCGCCAATACCCGCGTGACGTTTCATGGCGATCATTTCGAGCTCTCGGAAGGCGTCGTGGGGCATCGCTACGGCAAGAGTTTCACCATCGGGGAATACTCGGAAGGCACCTCCTGCACCATGTTCGACATGCTGAACCTGCCGGTCGACATGATCGTGACGCACTCCTTCACGCCGATCAATTCGAACCTCATGGCGGGCCGTATCAAGCGGCAAAAGCGCCAGATGCAGGCCAGCCAGGACGCGGCCCTCTCGCTCATGGAAGCCCTCGACATCGCCGCCGATGATCTCGAGGCCAAGCGCCAAAGCTTCGGCGAACACCATATGGTCGTGACGCTCTTCTGCGAAACGCTCGAAGAGCTGCAAACCCTCAGCGCGGAGATCGTGAACGCCGCCGCGACCGAGGGCGTGAAAATGATCGGCGAGCGGGTCGCATCAAAAGCACATTACCTCAGCCAACATCCCGGCAACCAACCCAAGCGTGTCCGCGCGAGCGCCGTCACCAATCGCAACTTCGCGGATTTTGCGGCCTTTCACCGGACACAGCTCGGCAAACCCGCCGCGAAAACCCCATGGAGCCGGGTCGTCACTTATTTGCCCACGCCGGAGCAGAGCGCCTACCGGTTTTCCTATCACGAGCAAGGCAGCCCGGACAAAGAACCGACCAGCGGGCATACCCTGATCATGGGGCGGCCGGGGTCGGGCAAGTCGGTACTCTCGGCCTTCCTGATGACCCAGGCCCGCCGCGCAGGCGCGCGGATCTTCGTTTTCGACTACCGCCTCGGCATAGAGATGGCGGTGCGCGCAAATGGCGGGCGCTACGCATCCCTGAACGCCGGTCAGCCCACGGGTCTCAATCCCCTTTGGACTGAAACCGATAGTCGTGGCACCGCCTGGCTCTCGGACTGGCTCACAACGCTGCTCTACCGCGCCGACAAACCCCTGACCCCGGCGCAGACCAACCGCATCCAGGAAGTCGTGCGCCAGAATGCCCAGGCCTCCAATCCGGCCCTGCGGAACTGGCGGGATTTCGCATCGCTTTTTGTGTCCACAGATGATGGCGGCGATCTGCACCAGCGCCTGCTCGAGTGGACCGAAGACGGCCGCTACGGCTGGATCTTCGGGCAGAACCTCGAGGACACGTTCTCGCTCAAAGGCGATGTGGTGGGCTTCGATCTGACCGGCATTCTCGACAGCGAGGCCGACAAGGAGCGGATGGCTGTTCTCTCCTATCTTTTCCGCCGGGTCGAGCGCGAGATCGAGGACCGCCGCCCCACCATCATCGTGATCGACGAGGCCTGGAAGGCGCTCGACAACGCATATTTCGCCGAACGGCTGTCGAACTGGCTCGTGACTGCGCGCAAGCAGAACACCGTCGCGGTGATGATGACGCAATATGCCAGCCAGCTTGAGCGCACCCGGACCGGCAAGACCATCGTCGAAGCCGTTCCGACGCAGATCCTGCTGCCCAATATCCGCGCGCAGCCTGCGGACTACGCCATGCTGAACCTCACGGAGAAGGAGCTCGACGTCCTTCTCAACACGGGCAGCAACAGCCGCCTCGCACTGATCCGCGACGATCAGGGCTCGATCGTGGTCGATGCCGATCTCAGTGCTCTCGGGCCCAATCTCACCATCCTCGGCGGCATGGAGAAAGGCGAGGCGCTCGTCGGCGCCGATTACCGCGACCGCCCAGATTTTTGGAGGCTTTCATGATCCGTATTCTTATCGCTTTGGCTGCGCTCGGCGCGCTGGCCTCCTGCACCCAGTATCGGGAGCCGCAGGCCAATTGCTTCACGTTCCTTGCGTCCACAGCACCCGTCGCGCCTGATTGTGACTTCACGCCCCTTGGCACCCCGGAGGGGGACATTGAAGTCTAGCCTGCCTCATATCCTAGCGCTTTGCCTGCTGCCAGGTCTCGCCTTGTCTCAGGGCGTGCCGACCAATGACAGTGGGCTGACCGCGCGTGATATCGTCGAGACTGGCGATCGCGAGGCAGACCTCGCGATCCAGGCCGACAAGCTTTCCGTGCGCGAACTCATCGCCGAGATCGAACGGGAGCAGCTGGAAACCCTGCAACGCATCCTCGATGCCCAGACCAGCTTCGGCGGTCAGGGCTTGCCGGCTATGGTCTCGGGGCTGGAAAGCGGCAGCGGCGATCCCGACCGCGCCGTGGAAGCCGTCTATGGCACGGGCGAGATCGACCCCAATCCCGGCGGTGCGCAGATGTTCGGCGACGCCGCCGAGAACATCGAGCAGCTCATCATCCGCGTCGCCCAGGAAACCAGCGGCTTTGCGGGTGTTGGCCGCGCAGGGCTCTCCCCCGTCCAATGGCGCGCGCTGCTGCAAGCGCTGATCTGGCAGGAAAGCCGGTTTGCGATCGGTGCACGGTCTCCCGTCGGCGCCTATGGCCTCACCCAGATCATGCCGGGCACCGCCAGCGATCTCGGCATCAACCCGGAATACTATGACAGCCCCTATCTGCAGGTGCATGGCGGCGCGCGCTACCTCGCGACCCAGCTCAACACATTCGATGGCAACATCATCAACGCCCTCGCGGCCTATAACGCCGGACCCGGCCGGGTTTTCGAGTATGGCGGCGTTCCGCCCTTTCGCGAGACCCAGCACTACGTCCAGGTGATCCCCGAACGCTATAACCTCTATTTGACCCGTATCGGCGGGATCGAAGCGCTTGGCACGATCGACCCCGCGCTTCTGGCCAATGCCAACCTCTCGCTCACTGGGCACGGCGCGGCCTTCTATGGCAACAACTCACCCGCCGCGATCAGGCAAGCCGCCCTGCGTATTGCGGATATCGTCGAACGGATTTCCGAGACCGAGGATGTGCAGGAGAGCGTTGCGCTCAACACTTATGCCCGCGCCGAACTCGTGCGTCTCGTGGCCGCCCGCATCCGGCTTCAGGCGGCACGCACCCGCGTACTCTCCGCCGAAGAGCTGGCCCAGGCCAGCGCCCGCATGGCCGAAGGCGCGTTCATGGATTTTACGATCAGGGAGATTGAATGATGGGACATCTGCTCTTGAGGACAGCTTTGGCCACGACACTTGGCATTGGCTTGCAGTTCAGCGCCCTACCCCCTGTCTCAGCACAAGGCGTGCCCGTCGTCGATACCCAGAACATCGCGCAAAACATCCAGCAGCTCCGGCAGATGATCGAAGACGAGATCCTGCAAAACGAGCAGCTGACGCAGCTCCGCGAACAGCTTGCCACACTCACGGATCAACTCGCGGAGCTGCAAAGAACCTACGAGGCCCTCACCCGCCTCGCCGAGCTTCCAGAAATCATTCGCACCGAGATGGAAGACGAACTCAATGGCCTGCTCGACCAGGAGTTCGGGGACATCCTCGCCACGATTGAGGCGATCAAGACTGGGGATTTCTCCGGCCTGTCCGGCTCTGGCGCAGGCGAAATCGAAACCCAGATGGACCGGGTGCTGGCCGATCTCGGCTTCGATGAAGACACGCTCTCGGAAATGGCCACCAGCGGCAATCCCGGGGCCAACCGCGTGGCGACGCAGGCAACAACCGGCGCGCTCGTCTCAGCCGCCGCCCAGAACAGCTATGAAGATGCCGGCCAGTCGCTCGAGCGGGTCGACCGCCTTGTCGGGCTCATCGACGACATGGAAGAGCTCAAGCAAAGCGTCGATCTCAACACGCGCGTGACAGCTGAATTGGCCATCGCCCTCGTGGCGATGTGGCAGCTGGAAGCGATTCAAACCGTGGGCGATGGCACCGGCGGCGTGATCGATGCCGCCACCATCGCCGAGGAGCAGCGCTTCATGGATTTCACTCTGCCCGAGCTGCGGGCCGAGTGAGTGCGGGGTGTGACGCGTGGCGAGTGAACAAGAGATCATCGAGGAAGAACTGGTCTACGGTGCCCTGCGCCGTGAACGGCTTTGGCAGCGTCTTGGCCTGATAGGCCTTGTCTTCGGCATCATCGGCTGTCTGAGCGCGGCAGCTGTCTCGATCCTAGATGTCGATCCGCCCCCCGTCGTTGTCCCCTATGATCCCGCCACCGGCTTTGCACTCCCCGAAGCCTCGGTGGGCGCTTCCTCGGTGACCGCCAACCAGGCGATCATCGAGGCGGAGGTGTTCCGCTATGTGACCGACCGGGAGGTCTATAACCAGCTCGACAACGATCTGCGCATCCGCAGCGTCCTGCGCCGCTCGGACGGAGCTGCCGAGAGCGGGCTGCGCCAGATCTGGAACAGCGCCAACGAGAATTACCCGCCGACGGTCTATGGCCCCAATGCTCGGCTCGACGTGGAGATCCTCAGCATCAACCGGATCGGAACCAACCGCGCGACGGTCCGCCTGCGCAAGCGCCTGACGTCCATTAACGGCACCCAGACCGGCCTCTTCACTGCGACGCTTCTCTTCGAGTTCCGCCCAGAGACCCGCCGCTCCATCGACGAGGTCTGGACCAATCCATTCGGCTTCACCGTCCTCGAATATTCCATCCGCTCCGACAGATTGGAGAACTGACGTTGTTGTTTATAAGATCGCTTATTTTTGTCATTGCCCTGTTGCCCGGCCTCGCCTCTGCCGAAGCCATCCCGCGTGGCGGTCCCAACGACAGCCGGGTGCGCTTGGCCACCTACCAGGAGGGTCAGGTCTACCGTCTCAACGTGTCGCTCACCCATGTCACCAGCATCGAGTTCGGCGAGGGCGAAAGCATCCGCTCGATCATCGCGGGCGACACGGAAGGGTTCGAGATCGACGGCGTCCCGGGCGGTCAGGCCTTCGCGATCAAGCCTGTGGCGCGCGGGGTGCATACCAATGTGACCGTCTATACCAACCGCCGCAGCTATTATTTCAACGTCCAGGAGACCCGCAGCCCAACCTTCTACGTGGTGCAGTTCCGCTATCCGGAGGACGATGCGCGCCCGACCCGGGCCATCGCCGCCCAAGCGCCGAACTACAATTACGGCGCCAGCGCGCGGACCGAGTTCACGCCAACGCGCATCTGGGATGACGGGACGTTCACGTATTTCGCGTTTCCAAGAAACGCGCCTGTGCCCGCGATCTTCCGCTACGCGGGCGGCCGCGAGCGCACGGTCAACACGCAAACCCCTGAAGACGGCGTGATCCGCGTCAGCGGCGTGAACCGCCAATGGGTCCTGCGACTTGGCGAAGAGGTGGTCTGCATCGAGGCGATCCCGCCCGCGGAGGCCGCCTCATGAGCGATACCGAGAACACCGAGCTGGAAAAACGCCTCGCCGCCCTTGAGAAAGGCAGTGCCCGCGCGCCCACGGCGGCGCAGCGCCGGTCGCCCCTTCTCGCGCTGATCGTGGTCCTCGTCATCGGCGCGGGTGGTGCCCTGCTTTATCTCCTCTCACAGCCCGAAGAAGAGGAAGCCTTGCCGACGGCCACTCCGGACGTCTTCCAAAACGAAGGGGATGGCTTTGGCGCTATCGAGACCTTGCCCCCGCCCGAGCCCGAGGTTGTGTTCGTCGGACCAGACCCCGTCGAGCCCAACGCGGAGCTTCTGGCGCAGATCACCGCCCTGCAGGCCCAGATCGAGGAATTGCGCAACGCCCCCGAACCGGTCGTCGAGGAAGACACCGCCGCCGCAGAGGCGATCGATGCGCTGACCGCTCAGATCGCGGCGCTGCAAGCCGCCTCGGAAGCCGCACAGCAACGATTTCAGGACGAACTGACGGCGCGGGATCGCAGCCTTGAGCAACTCCGCATGGATCTGGAACTGGCCCAACTCGAGGCCAGCCGACCGCAACCCGCGCCAGTGGGCCCCACGGAAGATGAGCTGCGCGAACGCGAGCAAGAACGACTGCGCCGCGAAGAAGAGGCCAGACGTCTGGCTGAGCTCGAACGCCGCGCGGCCGAAGAGCGCGCCTTCCAGGAGCGGCGCATCACCTCACCCACCATCGCCTTTGGCGGCA
The window above is part of the Pseudooceanicola aestuarii genome. Proteins encoded here:
- a CDS encoding lytic transglycosylase domain-containing protein; this encodes MKSSLPHILALCLLPGLALSQGVPTNDSGLTARDIVETGDREADLAIQADKLSVRELIAEIEREQLETLQRILDAQTSFGGQGLPAMVSGLESGSGDPDRAVEAVYGTGEIDPNPGGAQMFGDAAENIEQLIIRVAQETSGFAGVGRAGLSPVQWRALLQALIWQESRFAIGARSPVGAYGLTQIMPGTASDLGINPEYYDSPYLQVHGGARYLATQLNTFDGNIINALAAYNAGPGRVFEYGGVPPFRETQHYVQVIPERYNLYLTRIGGIEALGTIDPALLANANLSLTGHGAAFYGNNSPAAIRQAALRIADIVERISETEDVQESVALNTYARAELVRLVAARIRLQAARTRVLSAEELAQASARMAEGAFMDFTIREIE
- a CDS encoding virB8 family protein; translation: MASEQEIIEEELVYGALRRERLWQRLGLIGLVFGIIGCLSAAAVSILDVDPPPVVVPYDPATGFALPEASVGASSVTANQAIIEAEVFRYVTDREVYNQLDNDLRIRSVLRRSDGAAESGLRQIWNSANENYPPTVYGPNARLDVEILSINRIGTNRATVRLRKRLTSINGTQTGLFTATLLFEFRPETRRSIDEVWTNPFGFTVLEYSIRSDRLEN
- a CDS encoding type IV secretion system protein B4, whose product is MRHNEALDETLDPRTLTPDWYSRETRLAHMLPYVSLVDDQTVRTRVNELFRCIRLEGINSYTTDDTYLDKVTALFARIVAQLGPEFSYYLHKVSKAIKPDLDPIREDSFAGEVDRRWRAKLETSGLRDKTLTLTVIHRPPPKSLLPFLSRSAPDRLKEETRKRLQRLGEAVNVFLSGLTELKPRLLSAGSGELVGFLGALNTGTELPLYPANTYGFLSVNVANTRVTFHGDHFELSEGVVGHRYGKSFTIGEYSEGTSCTMFDMLNLPVDMIVTHSFTPINSNLMAGRIKRQKRQMQASQDAALSLMEALDIAADDLEAKRQSFGEHHMVVTLFCETLEELQTLSAEIVNAAATEGVKMIGERVASKAHYLSQHPGNQPKRVRASAVTNRNFADFAAFHRTQLGKPAAKTPWSRVVTYLPTPEQSAYRFSYHEQGSPDKEPTSGHTLIMGRPGSGKSVLSAFLMTQARRAGARIFVFDYRLGIEMAVRANGGRYASLNAGQPTGLNPLWTETDSRGTAWLSDWLTTLLYRADKPLTPAQTNRIQEVVRQNAQASNPALRNWRDFASLFVSTDDGGDLHQRLLEWTEDGRYGWIFGQNLEDTFSLKGDVVGFDLTGILDSEADKERMAVLSYLFRRVEREIEDRRPTIIVIDEAWKALDNAYFAERLSNWLVTARKQNTVAVMMTQYASQLERTRTGKTIVEAVPTQILLPNIRAQPADYAMLNLTEKELDVLLNTGSNSRLALIRDDQGSIVVDADLSALGPNLTILGGMEKGEALVGADYRDRPDFWRLS
- a CDS encoding helix-turn-helix domain-containing protein; this encodes MAKTIRTNGQLALVRALVDARQNAGLSQQQLAAKLKRHQSFVARLESGERRIDVVEFTVLARVIGFDKDEVLSIVEAATEPDHRI
- a CDS encoding TrbI/VirB10 family protein, translated to MSDTENTELEKRLAALEKGSARAPTAAQRRSPLLALIVVLVIGAGGALLYLLSQPEEEEALPTATPDVFQNEGDGFGAIETLPPPEPEVVFVGPDPVEPNAELLAQITALQAQIEELRNAPEPVVEEDTAAAEAIDALTAQIAALQAASEAAQQRFQDELTARDRSLEQLRMDLELAQLEASRPQPAPVGPTEDELREREQERLRREEEARRLAELERRAAEERAFQERRITSPTIAFGGTSGANETALTERTFGEVTDFVLNGALPTSVTQAEVIANPSNTIIQGTMIQAVMETALDSSLPGQTRAVVSEDVFSFDGSRLLIPRGSRLIGRYRSGVDIAQRRVTIAWDRIILPDNQTVQISSFGGDELGRSGVTGFVDTRFDERFGSAALISLISAAPSAAAANVQDETAADVLEDVGDDLADATDSVIGDYLSIGPVIYVDQGARVTVMVDRDLEIF
- a CDS encoding TrbC/VirB2 family protein yields the protein MKQISNLFVATLALFLLIAEPALAQSIDLSPIQSLLQGIVDALTGPLGVVIATLAVLGVFLSWFFNIIDLRQALWVLVGIAGVAAAPTIVAAVFAGG
- a CDS encoding type IV secretion system protein; this translates as MGHLLLRTALATTLGIGLQFSALPPVSAQGVPVVDTQNIAQNIQQLRQMIEDEILQNEQLTQLREQLATLTDQLAELQRTYEALTRLAELPEIIRTEMEDELNGLLDQEFGDILATIEAIKTGDFSGLSGSGAGEIETQMDRVLADLGFDEDTLSEMATSGNPGANRVATQATTGALVSAAAQNSYEDAGQSLERVDRLVGLIDDMEELKQSVDLNTRVTAELAIALVAMWQLEAIQTVGDGTGGVIDAATIAEEQRFMDFTLPELRAE
- a CDS encoding type IV secretion system protein VirB3 — its product is MAERAPLFLGLVRPPKLLGLPIMYAMVWLFGSVLLFVWVQHIAVLGFAALLYPVLWKAADWDPRFIDVMMTALQETPPTRNRSIHGGDSYAP
- a CDS encoding TrbG/VirB9 family P-type conjugative transfer protein, translating into MLFIRSLIFVIALLPGLASAEAIPRGGPNDSRVRLATYQEGQVYRLNVSLTHVTSIEFGEGESIRSIIAGDTEGFEIDGVPGGQAFAIKPVARGVHTNVTVYTNRRSYYFNVQETRSPTFYVVQFRYPEDDARPTRAIAAQAPNYNYGASARTEFTPTRIWDDGTFTYFAFPRNAPVPAIFRYAGGRERTVNTQTPEDGVIRVSGVNRQWVLRLGEEVVCIEAIPPAEAAS
- a CDS encoding c-type cytochrome — its product is MNEGVPAAYRGARNTIRATPEVIAEGQTLYTANCASCHGAEGLGDGEAGRSLVPSPALLRWFVQMPMSGDEYLLWAISEGGQRFGTEMPAFREALTEEEIWKIIAYMRAGFP
- a CDS encoding lytic transglycosylase domain-containing protein, whose translation is MVLVMESDGSLTPSRSQDSFARNYNDGIGQGSAADELAILGEDEPDTEPDALRFAAFSRPAPLPRADVLSGIQTTALRYAGHPGLRRAGLSVTDWLTLYRANIEVESAYRQDAISSAGAIGLGQLMPATARDLGVDPRDPLQNLDGSARYLAMMLESFGDPHLALAAYNAGPDAVRQYGGVPPYRETQNHVARVMAVVARLEGSNS